The nucleotide window CATGGCAGATTGAACGGCCGCAAAAAAAATAAAATAGGTTTTAATGTCGGAGGGTCAAAAATTCTTTGCTTTACTCAGTAACCTGTCAGGTTAATAAATAGAGATAAATAATCTTGGTAAATTAAGCCTGTTTTTTTTGATCAATTCTTTTGTTTTATTGAACTTTGTGGAAAATTTATGATTTTTCCGGTTTTCTCAGAGACAAAGACGGATTGAAAAGTAGAGGCCAATACCTTAAATATTTTATCATTCAATATTGACAAATGATGGCCCGGATGGTACTCAAGTCTCGATTTGATTGGAATATGGACTGTTTTTGAGTTAAAACAGTCAGTAAGATATAAGTAGTTGATCTTTTTATAATTATTAACTGGCGGAGGGGATTTTATGATAACTGTGATTCCTGATATATCTTTAATGTATCAGATGATCAATTTCCTGGTTCTGCTTTTTGTGCTTAATCTGGTTCTTTATAAACCAATTCGTAATGTTCTTCTTGAAAGAAAGGCAAAAATTGAAGGGATGCAAAATGGGGCTGAAAAAGCCGCAGGCGACCTTATTGCCGGAGAAGATGCTTACAAAAATGGATTAAAAGAAGCCAGATCTGAAGGCTTGAAAACAAAAGAAGCCTTTGTGGAAGAAGCATCTCAAGAAGAAACGGAAATAATTGACAGGATTAACAAGAAGGCTCAGGCCAATCTTGCTGAGATTAAACAGCAGGTGGCAGATGAGACTGAGCAGGCCAGAAAGGCGCTTGAAGGTGAAATTGAGGCATATGCCAAAGCCATCGGCGAAAAGATTTTAGGGAGGGCTTGCTGATGAAAAAATGTAGAATGAACAAGGGATTGCTGCTCGTTTCCGGCTTTGTTGTCTCGCTTGTTTTGTGTGGTGTTGCTTTTGCATCTTCGGATGGGGGGCATGGTGGTGTGCATAATGCCTGGCTTCAAATTGATACCTGGAAAGTATTGAATTTTGGTATTCTTGCTGTTGTTGGATTTCTTCTTGCAAAGAAACCGGTTGCCGAGTTTTTCGCATCCCGCGCAAAAAGCATTGCAGATGAGATTGAAGCACTTGAACAAAAAAAAGCTGATGCTGAAAAAAAACTTGCCGAATATCAAGCCAAGTTTAAAAATCTTGACCAGGAATCTAAACAGATTGTTGAGGATTACACAAAACAGGGTGAAGAAGCCAAAGCAAGAATTATTGCACAAGCAGAAGCACAGGCTGAAAAACTGGAAGATATGGCTAAACGCAATATTGATCAGGAATTCAAGTCTGCAAAAATCAAACTTCAACAAGAAATTGTTGAAAAAGCACTGGATAAAGCTGAAGAAATTATTAAAGCCTCTATTAAACCAAAAGATCAGAACAAGCTTGTTGATGACTATTTGAAAAAGGTGGTGGCATAATGAAAAATTTAGCAGTTTCCAGGCGTTATGCCAAGGCATTGATTCTTATCGGCCAGGAAGACGGCCAGGCAGACCATTATAATGCAGAGCTTGATTCCATTGTCAAGCTCTTTGATACGCAGGAAGGTTTTGAAACAGCGTTGACAAATCCTTTGTACAACAAAAATGATAGAAAAAAAGTTCTGCAGACTGTTTTAGCTGCAACAAATTTATCTGCCATTATGAAATCTTTCCTGATTCTTTTGTTTGATAAAGGTAGAATTGTTTTTTTAAGAGAAATTGCTTCCTATTATAAAGATCTGGCAGATGAGCTTAACGGTGTTGTTAAAGCCAGTATTGTTTCAGCAACTGAGTTGTCGGCAGGCGCAATTGGCAAAATTAAAAAAGCGTTGTCAAATAAGACCGGTAAAAATATTGTTTTGAATGTTGAACAAGATCCAAGTCTCATTGGTGGTGTGATTACAAAAATCGGTGATCTTGTTATGGACGGCAGCGTAAAAACTCAGCTGATTAATATGAGAGAAACATTAAAAAAAGGTGAGAGTGTCTAATGGAAATTAAAGCAGAAGAAATAAGCCAAATAATAAAAGACCAGATCAAAGGTTTTGATGCACAGGTCGACCTGAGTGAAACAGGTGTTGTTCTTTCGGCGGGTGACGGTATTGCCCGCGTATACGGTCTTGAAAAAGTAAAAGCCATGGAGCTGGTTGAATTCCCCGGCGGAATCTTAGGACTTGCATTAAACCTTGAAGCCGATAATGTTGGTGTTGCGATCCTTGGTGATGATAAATTAATTAAAGAAGGTGATGTTGTAAAGCGTACCGACCGTATTGCTTCGGTTCCAGTTGGTGAAGAACTTTTGGGGCGCGTTGTGACCACAACAGGCGATCCGGTTGACGGTAAAGGCCCGATCAATTCTAAAAAATATATGAACATGGAATTGGTTGCCCCTGGTGTTATTGCCAGAAAGTCCGTTCATGAACCCTGTTATACCGGTGCAAAAGCTGTTGACGGCATGACTCCTGTTGGCAGAGGTCAACGCGAGCTGATCATTGGTGACCGCCAGATTGGCAAAACTGCTGTTGCTGTTGATGCTATTATTGCTCAAAAAGAAAGTGACATAAAATGTGTTTATGTTGCCTGTGGTCAGAAAAAATCAACTGTTGCCCAGGTTGTTGCCGCACTTGAAGAACACGGTGCCATGGAATATACAACTGTTGTTATTGCATCTGCTTCTGAATCTGCAGCCATGCAGTACCTGGCACCCTATGCCGGATGTGCAATGGCTGAATATTTCAGGGATAAAGGTGAGCATTCCTTGATTATTTATGATGACCTTTCAAAACAGGCAGCAGCTTATCGTCAGGTATCCCTGCTTCTCAGACGTCCACCGGGACGTGAGGCTTTTCCTGGAGATATTTTCTACAACCATTCTCGTCTGCTTGAAAGATCTGCAAAACTCAGTGATGCAGAAGGTGCGGGTTCTTTAACAGCGCTTCCGATTATTGAAACCCAGGAAGGTGATGTTTCCGCATTTATTCCGACAAATGTTATTTCCATTACAGACGGTCAGATTTTTCTGGATAAAGACCTTTTCTTTGCAGGTATTCGTCCTGCTATTGATGTTGGTCTGTCAGTCTCCCGTGTTGGTGGTGCAGCCCAGGTTAAGGCAATGAAACAGGTTGCCGGTACCCTTCGTCTTGATCTTGCTCAGTTCCGTGAGCTTGAAGCATTTGCAGCGTTTGGTTCAGACCTTGATGCTGCCACACAAAAGCAGCTGACCCGTGGTGAACGCCTTGTCGAACTATTGAAACAACCCCAGTTCAAACCGCTTCCAATGGAAAAAATGGTCACGGCCCTTTATGCCGGAACCAAAGGGTATATTGATAAATATCCAAGAGAGGCTGTTGCAAAATATGAAGAGGGTCTTTATCCGTTTATTGAAAATCGTTTCTCTGAAATTTTTTCCGGTTTAAAGGAAAAACAAGAAATTACAGCAGAAATTGAAGGTAAACTGAAACAAGCCCTGGAAGCCTATGACGAAGAATTCAAGGATACGATATAGTAACTTTGGAATTTATCGTGACATTATTCACTAATAATAGGCTTGAAAGGTAGATTATATGGCAACTTTAAAAGAAGTACAATCAAAGATAGTCGGCGTAAAAAAGACTAGACAGATTACCTCTGCCATGAAAATGGTTGCCACTTCACGATTACGCGGTGCTCAGAACAACATGGAGGCATTTAAGCCCTATGCCGGCAAGTTTGCCGAAGTTTTGGGAAGCATTGCCGGTAAATCCGGTGAGGATGCAAGTCCATTGCTTGTTCCCCGTGATGAGGTTAAAAAAGTGGCCCTCATTCTCTGTACATCTGACAGGGGACTTTGTGGTGGTTTTAATACAAATTTAATTGCAAAAGCTGATAAATTTATTCAATCAGAGCTTGATGGAAAAGATGTCTCCTTTATCTGTTTTGGTAAAAGAGGAAGGGACTGGGCAAAAAAACAACCTCAACCCATTGAAGATGAATTCATTGGTGTTGTGGGAGGCAATGTTGAGTTCTCTGTGGCATCCTCTTCCGGACAGAAAATGATAGAAAATTTTCTTTCCGGAACTGTTGATGAAGTATATCTGATTTATTCTGAGTTCGTGAACATGGCAAGACAAAACCCAACAATAAAACAGATTCTTCCCATTCCTTCTCTTGAAGATGTGGCAGAAGAAAAAGAAGTGGACAAAGATGCAAAATTCTTACCCGAACATCTCTGCGAACCTTCTTCTGATGCATTGCTTGGCGAGATGCTGCCAAAGAATATTTTCATTCAGATATATGATGCACTGCTCCAGACATCCACCAGTGAACATGCGGCTCGAATGAGTTCCATGGAAAATGCTACCAAAGCATGTGATGACATGGTTGGAGAACTTCAGACAATATTCAACAAAACAAGGCAGGCCGGTATTACGGCGGATCTTATGGATATTGTTGGTGGTGCAGAAGCCCTTAAGGGATAAATTTAAGATATACTTAATTTAAGAAAACAGCTTTATAGGAGAAAAAAATGGCTGAAAATATAGGGAAAATAGCACAGGTACTCGGCGCTGTTATTGACGTTGAATTTGAACCTGGAAAACTTCCTCCGGTTCTGACGGCTTTGACCGTAACTAACCCGGCTATTGGTGACATGGAAGACAACCTTGTAATCGAAGTTGCACAGCACCTGGGTGACAATGTTGTTCGATGTATTGGCATGGATGTAACTGATGGTCTTCAGAGAGGAATGGCTGTAAAAGATACAGGTTCTCCGATCATGATGCCGGTTGGTGAAGCATCCCTTGGCAGGGTTCTTAATGTTGTTGGACGACCGGTTGATGGTCTGGGGCCCATATCCCAGGAAAAAATGCTTCCCATTCACAGACACGCTCCTGCTTTTACAGAACAGGATACAACAGTAAGGGTTCTTGAAACCGGTGTTAAGGTGATTGATCTTCTTGTACCCTTTCCGCGTGGTGGTAAAATGGGTATGTTTGGTGGTGCTGGTGTTGGTAAAACAGTTATCATGATGGAAATGGTTAATAATATTGCTATGCAGCATGGTGGTATTTCAGTATTCGGCGGTGTTGGAGAAAGAACTCGTGAAGGTAATGACCTTTACCATGAAATGAAAGATTCCGGCGTTCTCCCAAAATGTGCATTGGTTTATGGCCAGATGACGGAACCTCCCGGAGCAAGAATGAGGGTTGCTCTTTCAGCTTTGACCTGTGCTGAATATTTCCGTGATGAAGAAGGTCAGGATGTGCTTTTGTTTGTTGATAATATCTTTCGTTTTACCCAGGCCGGTGCTGAGGTTTCAGCAACACTTGGTCGTATGCCTTCTGCGGTTGGTTATCAGCCGACCCTTGCAGTTGACATGGGTGAGCTTCAGGAACGTATTACTTCAACTGATAAAGGTTCCATTACAGCGGTTCAGTGTGTTTACGTACCTGCTGATGACTTGACAGACCCTGCACCTGCAACCACATTTGCTCATCTTGACGGTACGGTTGTGCTTTCCCGCCAGATTGCAGAGCTGGGTATTTATCCTGCTGTTGATCCGCTTGACTCTTCATCCAGGATTCTGGATGCAGCTTATATTGGTGAAGAACACTATAATGTTGCCCGTGTTGTTCAGCAGACCCTGCAAAAATACAAAGAACTTCAGGATATTATTGCAATTTTGGGTATGGATGAGCTTTCTGATGAAGATAAGGTAACTGTTCAACGCGCAAGAAAACTTCAGAAATTTTTGTCACAGCCGTTCCACGTTGCAGAAACATTTACCGGTATGCCTGGTAAATTTGTTAAAGTTGAAGATACTGTAAGATCATTTAAAGAAATTATTGAAGGAAAACATGATGATCTTTCAGAAAATGCTTTTTATATGGTTGGTTCAATAGAAGAAGCCATTGAAAAGTCAAAAGCTGAATAAGCATCCGGAGGGATATTATGGCTGAGAAATTATTTCTTGAAGTCGTTACGCCGCAAAAAGCAATTGTCAGTGAAGAGGCTGAAATTGTTATCGCTCCGGGTTCTGAAGGTGAGTTTGGAGCGCTCAAAGGGCATACCACATTCCTCACATCTTTGAATGTTGGAACGCTTCGCTATAAAGACAACAGTGGAAAAGAAAGGTATCTTTTTATTAATGGCGGATTTGCAGAAGTTTTACCGGACAAGGTTACTATTCTAGCTGAATCTGCTGAACGTCGAATGAATATTGATGTTGAAAGAGCGACTCAGGCTAAAGAGCGGGCTGAAAAACGTCTGGCCTCAAAGGCTGCCGATATTGATCTTGTGAGAGCTGAAGCTGCAATGAGACGTGCAATCCACAGACTTAAGATTAAAAATATAAAATAGGGTGAGTTTGAATTAAGTATATAAATTATACATGAAAAACTGCCTGTACTATAAAATAGGGGGTACTTCAGAGTTTTTGGAGCACCCCTTTTTTAAATTATGTGTTCATATGTTTTTTTTGAAAACTGCGTCAATTACTATGGGTGTTGATATGGATTATAAAGATGTAGGAATTGTTATTCTTGCTGCGGGCAAGGGAACCAGAATGCGCTCAAATATTGCCAAGGTGCTTCATAAGGTTGCTGGAACAAGTATGATTGTTCATGTTATTGAATGTGCAAAAAAAATTACAGCAGATAATATTTATGTCGTTATTGGCCATCAGGCCCAATTAGTGAAAGAAGAAGTTAACCGATATTTTAAAGTGGATTTTGCTTTTCAAAAACAGCTTTTGGGTACAGGTGATGCGGTTAAAGCAGCCATTCCAGGGTTGAAATCAGGCATTAAGGACATTCTTGTATTATGTGGAGATGTACCATTGATTCAGGAAAATACATTGCGAAAGCTGGTGAATGAGCATAAAAAAAAACAGGTAAAAATAACCGTTCTTGCGACCGATATTGAAGAGCCCGGCAGTTATGGACGCATTGTCCTTGATGAATACAATCATCTTCTTTATATTAAAGAGGATGCAGATGCCACTGAAATTGAAAAGAAAATTAAAAAGGTCAACACTGGAATTTATTGTTTTGATAAAGAGCTTCTTATATCTGCTATTGATAAGATTAAACCTGATAATATTCAGGCTGAATATTATTTAACTGATGTTATTGGGATTGCAAAAAAACAAAATGAATCCATCCAGGTTTTAACCATGGATGATCCAAGAGAAGTTATGGGAGTAAATACGCTTGAAGACCTTGGCAAAGTCGAGTGTCTTATTCAACTGTTGGGCAAATGAATTGCCTTGACTTTATGAAATATTTTGAATTATACTAAACCACAATAAGCTTTGGGAGACTATGAAATTGGGTAACGATCTTATAAAAAAAAAGTTTGATGAAATTGATGGACAAATTGATTTTATGATAGAACTTTGCCATACACTTCAGCTGGAAAATCAGGAATTATTGTTAAAAATTAAAAATTTTGAAACAGAACTTGATAAAAAAAAAGAAACTGAAGATGAATATTTAGACCAACAGGCATTGATTCATTCTAAAATTGATGGGCTTTTGACAAAGTTGGATGATTTTGCAAATAGCGATCCTGAAGAGGTTTCATCAAACTTATAACCGAATATATTTCGGAAAAGGGATTTCATTGGATGAAATTGTTGTAATTGATCTTTTTGGAGAAGAATTCAGGTTTAAACCGGATAAGCAGGTTGAAAATCCTGAACAAGTTGTACAATATTTAAAGAAATATATAAAAGAAGCTGAAGAATTATTTCAAAATAAGCCTTCAAGTAAAAATAAAATTGTTATACTGTTGTTGGCGGCTATCAATTTATCAAAGGATTTTTATGAGCTTAAGGTACAACTCTCAGGACTTGAAAAAGAGATAGAAAATAGGGTTTCATCCCTGATAGAAAAAATTGATAGAGAAATTGAATAACATAAGAATTATTTATTGTTCATAAGTTTTACCCCTGCAATGTGCGTGATTGTATGACAGCCTTTGTCCTAACGCATAGCAAAAAGGGAGTCCACGCTATTACTGGTGTGCTAAGTTCCTCCTGGTAAGGAAAAGCCTAAAGGTATTATTGGACACCCGCATTTTGAACCAATGGTTCAAAGCCTTAACTATCAACACGGCAGTTTGTGGGGGTAATTGTAACAATAAATATGTTTTAATTTTATCCTCCCTGACATTTTTACCCCATCTCATATTTTTTTAAAGACAAGCTCTTGATTTAAGATCAGGGCATGAAATTAGACTATCACAACATAATGTGTTGATATTAATATAATTTAGGAGAATTTTTTAATGGAATATACGGTTGTGCTCTCATCAATTACTGTCGTTTTATTGGGGTTGGGAGTCGTGATCTTTTTAGTTCTTAAGAAAAAGATGATTCAGGAAAATTTAAAAATTGAAGAAGAACAGACGAGATTAATTGGAGAGGCAAAAGCCAAGGCTGCAACATTGTTGAAAGAAGCCAAGCTGGAAGCAAAGTCCAGGCTTTTGGAAATGAAGAGTGATTTTGATTCCGAGACTGAGGAAACCCGTTTTGAATTGAAAAAGGAAGAAAGAAGATTATCGAAAAAGAGTGAGAAACTTGATAATCATGAAGATCAGTTATCTAAAAGAGAACAGAATGTTCAAAGAAAAGAAGTTGAGATTCAGAAAAAGCTTGATTCTGCGACTAAAAAAGAGAACCAGTATGATATAATGTTGGAAGAAATTAAAAAGGAACTTGAAAAAGTATCTGGACTAACTCTGGAAGAAGCAAAGGAACTTTTGCTTAAGGCTATGCAGGAAGAGGCAAGGCACGAAGGAGCCAAACTGATAAAAAAGATTACCAGCGAAGCAAAGGAAAATGCTGATAAAGAAGCTAAAAAGATTATTGCAACTTCCATTCAACGATATGCCGGCGATTATGTGGCTGAACGAACGGTTTCAGTTGTTCATCTTCCAGGAGATGAAATGAAAGGGCGAATTATTGGCAGGGAAGGAAGAAATATCAGGGCGCTTGAAGCTGCTACAGGGATTGATCTGATTATTGATGATACGCCGGAAGCGGTTATATTATCAGGATTTAATCCGGTTCGAAGAGAAGTTGCCAGGCTTTCTCTTGAAAAATTGATATCTGACGGAAGAATTCATCCTGCAAGAATTGAAGATGTTGTTGAGCGGGCTACGGAAGAAGTTGATATGGCAATCAAAGAGGCAGGTGAGCAGGCTGCTTTTGATTTGGGAGTTCATGGAATTGACCCAGAGCTGATAAAGGTGCTTGGTAAGCTTAAATTTAGGACCAGTTATGCCCAGAATGTTCTGCAGCACTCTGTTGAAGTGGCTTTTTTATCAGGCGCAATTGCTGCCGAGCTAGGGCTGGATATTAAACTGGCTAAACGTATGGGGCTGTTGCATGATATCGGAAAAGCAGTGGATCATGAGGTAGATGGAGCCCATGCAATTATTGGCGCAAAGCTTGCCAAAAAATATGGTGAGATTGAAGGTGTGGTAAATGCCATTGCTGCCCATCATGAAGACAAAATGCCGGAATCTGTTTATGATTATATTGTACAGGCGGCAGATGCATTGTCCGGTGCCAGGCCGGGGGCTAGAAAAGAGAGTCTGGAAAATTATATCAAACGGCTGGAAGATTTGGAAAATATAGCCAATTCTTTTGATGGAGTGGTTAACACCTATGCAATCCAGGCAGGTCGTGAAATAAGAGTTATTGCTGAGAGTGAAAAGATTACTGATGAAAGTGCTGTGCTTCTTTCCAGAGATATTGCTGCTCAAATTGAAGAGAATCTAACATTCCCGGGTCAGGTTAAAGTCGTTGTTATTAGAGAAACAAGAGCAGTGGAATACACTAAAAAATGAAGTATATTAAAAAATAAAGATTGGAAAGCAAATGAATGTCCTGTCGGTATTGAAAGAACGTGGTTTTATAGAAGATCTAACACATACGGAGGAGTTGGAAGATTATTTAACAAATAACCGGGCAACCTGTTATATCGGATTTGATCCGACTGCATCCAGCCTTCATGTTGGAAGTCTTGTCTGTATAATGGCATTAGCCCACATGCAGAGGCATGGGCATAGACCCATCGCGCTGGTGGGTGGGGGAACAGGTTTGATCGGAGATCCGTCCGGAAAAACCGAACTTCGTAAAATTATCACCATGGAACAGATTGATGAGAATAAAAAAGGGATTCAACAACAATTGTCCAGGTTTCTTGATTTTTCAGAAGATAAAGCTCTTCTTTTGGATAATGCGCAATGGCTTACGAAACTTGAATATATTCCTTTTCTTAGAGATATCGGCCGGCATTTCAGCGTTAATCGGATGATAAAGGCTGAAAGCTATAAAGCCAGGATGGATTCTGAAGACGGACTTACTTTTATCGAATTTAATTATATGTTGCTTCAGGCCTATGATTTTATGCGACTGGCCGACTCTTATGACTGCTTTTTACAAATGGGTGGCTCTGATCAATGGGGCAATATTGTAGCAGGTATTGATCTGGTTCGAAGAACATTGGGAAAACAAGCATATGGTATCACCTTTCCCCTGATCACAACTGCAAGCGGTATAAAAATGGGAAAAACCCATAAAGGCGCTGTTTGGCTTGATGCTCAAAGATTTTCTCCTTACGAGTATTACCAATTCTGGGTGAATGCAGATGATGCAGATGTTGAACGGTTTCTGGCTTTGTTTACATTTCTTCCAATGGAAGAAATTAATCAGGTCAAAGATCTTGAAGGGGTTGATTTGAATAAGGCCAAAGCAATTTTAGCCTATGAGGCGACTAAAATCTGTCACGGGGAAGATGAAGCTCTCAAGGCTTTCCAGGCATCCGTATCCATGTTTGGTGGTATAGGTGTACCTGAAGATCTTTTGTCGGGCAGTAGTATTCCAAGAGGTACTCATAGTGGAGCTAATGGGGATTCTGTTCCATCTTCGTCCTATAATAGTGATGATATTATAGCAAAGCTTTCTGTTGTTGATCTGTTTATGGGCGCAGAACTGTGTAAATCCAAATCTGATGTCAGGCGATTGGTTAAGCAGGGAGGTGCCTATATTAATGGAAGCAGGGTGGCATCATTTGATCAAATGATCGAGAAAGATGATATTCATGACGGTGAAATCCTGTTGAGAGCTGGCAAGAAAAAATATCATAAAATAATTTTAAATTAATTGAAAAAAGCGATTGACAAAAGCCAGTACCGCATGTATATTGTGCTGGTTTTTGGGTCACGGAAACTGTGACTACACGGAAGTAAGAAGTAAAGTTTGATCTTTGAAAATTGGTCAGTGAGAAATTTTAGAGCGGGTCTTAAAACAAGACTTTAAAGAGTTTAGAAGTATCAAGGATTATAACTGGAGAGTTTGATCCTGGCTCAGAATGAACGCTGGCGGCGTGCTTAACACATGCAAGTCGAACGAGAAAGGGATTGCTTGCAATCCTGAGTAGAGTGGCGCACGGGTGAGTAACACGTAGATAATCTACCTTCAAGCCCGGGATAACTGCCCGAAAGGACAGCTAATACCGGATGAAGTTGGTTCACACAAGTGAATTAATGAAAGATTGCCTCTTCTTGAAAGCAATTGTTTGGAGATGAGTTTGCGGACCATTAGTTTGTTGGTGGGGTAAAGGCCTACCAAGACTGCGATGGTTAGCTGGTCTGAGAGGATGATCAGCCACACTGGAACTGGTACACGGTCCAGACTCCTACGGGAGGCAGCAGTGAGGAATTTTGCGCAATGGGGGAAACCCTGACGCAGCAACGCCGCGTGAG belongs to Desulfobacula toluolica Tol2 and includes:
- a CDS encoding F0F1 ATP synthase subunit B family protein; translated protein: MITVIPDISLMYQMINFLVLLFVLNLVLYKPIRNVLLERKAKIEGMQNGAEKAAGDLIAGEDAYKNGLKEARSEGLKTKEAFVEEASQEETEIIDRINKKAQANLAEIKQQVADETEQARKALEGEIEAYAKAIGEKILGRAC
- a CDS encoding F0F1 ATP synthase subunit B family protein; its protein translation is MKKCRMNKGLLLVSGFVVSLVLCGVAFASSDGGHGGVHNAWLQIDTWKVLNFGILAVVGFLLAKKPVAEFFASRAKSIADEIEALEQKKADAEKKLAEYQAKFKNLDQESKQIVEDYTKQGEEAKARIIAQAEAQAEKLEDMAKRNIDQEFKSAKIKLQQEIVEKALDKAEEIIKASIKPKDQNKLVDDYLKKVVA
- the atpH gene encoding ATP synthase F1 subunit delta, producing MKNLAVSRRYAKALILIGQEDGQADHYNAELDSIVKLFDTQEGFETALTNPLYNKNDRKKVLQTVLAATNLSAIMKSFLILLFDKGRIVFLREIASYYKDLADELNGVVKASIVSATELSAGAIGKIKKALSNKTGKNIVLNVEQDPSLIGGVITKIGDLVMDGSVKTQLINMRETLKKGESV
- the atpA gene encoding F0F1 ATP synthase subunit alpha → MEIKAEEISQIIKDQIKGFDAQVDLSETGVVLSAGDGIARVYGLEKVKAMELVEFPGGILGLALNLEADNVGVAILGDDKLIKEGDVVKRTDRIASVPVGEELLGRVVTTTGDPVDGKGPINSKKYMNMELVAPGVIARKSVHEPCYTGAKAVDGMTPVGRGQRELIIGDRQIGKTAVAVDAIIAQKESDIKCVYVACGQKKSTVAQVVAALEEHGAMEYTTVVIASASESAAMQYLAPYAGCAMAEYFRDKGEHSLIIYDDLSKQAAAYRQVSLLLRRPPGREAFPGDIFYNHSRLLERSAKLSDAEGAGSLTALPIIETQEGDVSAFIPTNVISITDGQIFLDKDLFFAGIRPAIDVGLSVSRVGGAAQVKAMKQVAGTLRLDLAQFRELEAFAAFGSDLDAATQKQLTRGERLVELLKQPQFKPLPMEKMVTALYAGTKGYIDKYPREAVAKYEEGLYPFIENRFSEIFSGLKEKQEITAEIEGKLKQALEAYDEEFKDTI
- the atpG gene encoding ATP synthase F1 subunit gamma, whose protein sequence is MATLKEVQSKIVGVKKTRQITSAMKMVATSRLRGAQNNMEAFKPYAGKFAEVLGSIAGKSGEDASPLLVPRDEVKKVALILCTSDRGLCGGFNTNLIAKADKFIQSELDGKDVSFICFGKRGRDWAKKQPQPIEDEFIGVVGGNVEFSVASSSGQKMIENFLSGTVDEVYLIYSEFVNMARQNPTIKQILPIPSLEDVAEEKEVDKDAKFLPEHLCEPSSDALLGEMLPKNIFIQIYDALLQTSTSEHAARMSSMENATKACDDMVGELQTIFNKTRQAGITADLMDIVGGAEALKG
- the atpD gene encoding F0F1 ATP synthase subunit beta; its protein translation is MAENIGKIAQVLGAVIDVEFEPGKLPPVLTALTVTNPAIGDMEDNLVIEVAQHLGDNVVRCIGMDVTDGLQRGMAVKDTGSPIMMPVGEASLGRVLNVVGRPVDGLGPISQEKMLPIHRHAPAFTEQDTTVRVLETGVKVIDLLVPFPRGGKMGMFGGAGVGKTVIMMEMVNNIAMQHGGISVFGGVGERTREGNDLYHEMKDSGVLPKCALVYGQMTEPPGARMRVALSALTCAEYFRDEEGQDVLLFVDNIFRFTQAGAEVSATLGRMPSAVGYQPTLAVDMGELQERITSTDKGSITAVQCVYVPADDLTDPAPATTFAHLDGTVVLSRQIAELGIYPAVDPLDSSSRILDAAYIGEEHYNVARVVQQTLQKYKELQDIIAILGMDELSDEDKVTVQRARKLQKFLSQPFHVAETFTGMPGKFVKVEDTVRSFKEIIEGKHDDLSENAFYMVGSIEEAIEKSKAE
- a CDS encoding F0F1 ATP synthase subunit epsilon; protein product: MAEKLFLEVVTPQKAIVSEEAEIVIAPGSEGEFGALKGHTTFLTSLNVGTLRYKDNSGKERYLFINGGFAEVLPDKVTILAESAERRMNIDVERATQAKERAEKRLASKAADIDLVRAEAAMRRAIHRLKIKNIK
- a CDS encoding sugar phosphate nucleotidyltransferase; the encoded protein is MDYKDVGIVILAAGKGTRMRSNIAKVLHKVAGTSMIVHVIECAKKITADNIYVVIGHQAQLVKEEVNRYFKVDFAFQKQLLGTGDAVKAAIPGLKSGIKDILVLCGDVPLIQENTLRKLVNEHKKKQVKITVLATDIEEPGSYGRIVLDEYNHLLYIKEDADATEIEKKIKKVNTGIYCFDKELLISAIDKIKPDNIQAEYYLTDVIGIAKKQNESIQVLTMDDPREVMGVNTLEDLGKVECLIQLLGK
- a CDS encoding cell division protein ZapA, which encodes MDEIVVIDLFGEEFRFKPDKQVENPEQVVQYLKKYIKEAEELFQNKPSSKNKIVILLLAAINLSKDFYELKVQLSGLEKEIENRVSSLIEKIDREIE
- the rny gene encoding ribonuclease Y, which encodes MEYTVVLSSITVVLLGLGVVIFLVLKKKMIQENLKIEEEQTRLIGEAKAKAATLLKEAKLEAKSRLLEMKSDFDSETEETRFELKKEERRLSKKSEKLDNHEDQLSKREQNVQRKEVEIQKKLDSATKKENQYDIMLEEIKKELEKVSGLTLEEAKELLLKAMQEEARHEGAKLIKKITSEAKENADKEAKKIIATSIQRYAGDYVAERTVSVVHLPGDEMKGRIIGREGRNIRALEAATGIDLIIDDTPEAVILSGFNPVRREVARLSLEKLISDGRIHPARIEDVVERATEEVDMAIKEAGEQAAFDLGVHGIDPELIKVLGKLKFRTSYAQNVLQHSVEVAFLSGAIAAELGLDIKLAKRMGLLHDIGKAVDHEVDGAHAIIGAKLAKKYGEIEGVVNAIAAHHEDKMPESVYDYIVQAADALSGARPGARKESLENYIKRLEDLENIANSFDGVVNTYAIQAGREIRVIAESEKITDESAVLLSRDIAAQIEENLTFPGQVKVVVIRETRAVEYTKK
- the tyrS gene encoding tyrosine--tRNA ligase, coding for MNVLSVLKERGFIEDLTHTEELEDYLTNNRATCYIGFDPTASSLHVGSLVCIMALAHMQRHGHRPIALVGGGTGLIGDPSGKTELRKIITMEQIDENKKGIQQQLSRFLDFSEDKALLLDNAQWLTKLEYIPFLRDIGRHFSVNRMIKAESYKARMDSEDGLTFIEFNYMLLQAYDFMRLADSYDCFLQMGGSDQWGNIVAGIDLVRRTLGKQAYGITFPLITTASGIKMGKTHKGAVWLDAQRFSPYEYYQFWVNADDADVERFLALFTFLPMEEINQVKDLEGVDLNKAKAILAYEATKICHGEDEALKAFQASVSMFGGIGVPEDLLSGSSIPRGTHSGANGDSVPSSSYNSDDIIAKLSVVDLFMGAELCKSKSDVRRLVKQGGAYINGSRVASFDQMIEKDDIHDGEILLRAGKKKYHKIILN